In Candidatus Chlorohelix allophototropha, one DNA window encodes the following:
- a CDS encoding M24 family metallopeptidase gives MTSERLSRVREYLSQNNGNLEAVFVTKPENRAYLSGFTGSYGFLLITATEAVLFTDGRYTEQATAQAQGWNVIRIQRPYEENVAAEIKRIGIERMGFEAEQLTFAEYKSWTEKLPGINWIPTSGDISKLRRCKDPQEVALIKKAVAIADDAFEHILGFIKPGITERDVAIELEFTMRRLGAERNAFDTIVASGWRSALPHGRASEKVIQQGEFVTIDFGAHFEGYNSDITRTIFVGEPDSRQREIYQLVLAAQLAGVEAVKPGAICKEVDAVSRQILEKAGELDYFLHSLGHSLGREVHEAPFLSTLDTTPLEPGMVVTVEPGLYYSNWGGVRIEDDLLVTAAGAEVLPRSPKELICL, from the coding sequence ATGACCAGCGAACGTTTAAGCCGAGTACGTGAGTACCTGTCACAAAATAATGGCAACCTTGAGGCTGTCTTTGTAACCAAACCGGAAAATCGGGCATATTTGAGCGGCTTTACCGGCAGCTACGGTTTTTTGCTAATTACTGCTACAGAAGCAGTTTTGTTTACTGACGGACGCTATACCGAACAGGCAACCGCGCAGGCGCAAGGCTGGAACGTAATCCGCATTCAACGCCCTTACGAAGAAAATGTCGCGGCTGAAATCAAGCGCATAGGCATCGAACGTATGGGGTTTGAAGCAGAGCAGCTTACCTTTGCAGAATATAAAAGCTGGACTGAAAAATTACCCGGCATTAATTGGATACCCACTAGCGGAGATATTTCCAAATTGCGGCGTTGCAAAGACCCGCAAGAGGTGGCGTTAATTAAAAAAGCGGTAGCGATTGCCGATGACGCTTTTGAGCATATTCTAGGCTTTATCAAGCCGGGAATCACCGAGCGTGATGTGGCTATCGAACTGGAATTTACAATGCGCCGTTTGGGAGCAGAGCGCAACGCCTTTGACACTATCGTGGCAAGTGGTTGGCGCAGCGCCTTACCGCATGGTCGTGCCAGCGAGAAGGTAATACAGCAGGGCGAATTTGTCACCATTGATTTTGGAGCGCATTTTGAGGGCTATAATTCAGATATTACCCGCACTATCTTTGTAGGTGAACCAGACTCGCGCCAACGTGAAATTTATCAGTTGGTACTTGCGGCACAATTGGCGGGAGTAGAAGCGGTAAAACCGGGCGCAATCTGCAAAGAAGTGGATGCTGTTTCTCGCCAAATATTGGAGAAAGCCGGGGAACTGGATTATTTCTTGCACAGCCTTGGGCATAGCCTCGGACGAGAAGTACATGAAGCCCCCTTCCTATCCACGCTAGATACTACCCCCCTCGAACCGGGAATGGTGGTGACAGTAGAACCCGGTTTGTATTATAGTAATTGGGGTGGCGTAAGAATAGAAGATGATTTGCTGGTTACAGCAGCGGGCGCAGAAGTATTGCCGCGCTCTCCCAAAGAATTAATTTGCCTGTAG
- a CDS encoding tetratricopeptide repeat protein, producing MDNSTEKRQSQVDSEIGTEERNQVKTPSVSKQSSAPAPRILRYIMLGLLALSVGAGSIFAFVHQNSAIPSATDIANQSCTDPVEENRLRQALRQNSNDFVTLMDWGTYNQDCKKDYPAAISAFELSVNVANTSPDKVSVDDRHVAYVSLGTAYLQTQRLKQAEQAFRTVLSEDQNNVSALIWLGTTLYLSDPPQAVPYLEKVLTLSPNTEASKLAQTMIDDIKQGKVRVKPTPTATK from the coding sequence ATGGATAATTCAACCGAAAAGCGGCAATCACAAGTTGATTCTGAAATTGGAACTGAAGAGCGGAACCAAGTAAAAACCCCCTCCGTCTCAAAACAAAGTTCAGCCCCTGCACCGCGTATTTTACGCTATATAATGCTAGGCTTACTTGCGTTAAGTGTAGGCGCGGGTAGTATTTTTGCCTTTGTCCATCAGAACTCTGCTATTCCTTCAGCGACAGACATCGCCAATCAAAGTTGTACCGACCCAGTAGAAGAGAATCGTTTGAGGCAAGCGCTTCGCCAAAATTCAAATGATTTTGTCACCTTGATGGATTGGGGTACTTATAACCAAGATTGCAAAAAGGACTATCCCGCCGCAATATCGGCGTTTGAACTATCCGTAAATGTTGCTAATACTTCGCCCGACAAAGTTTCTGTTGATGATCGCCACGTAGCCTATGTCAGTCTCGGCACTGCCTATCTCCAAACGCAGCGACTAAAACAAGCTGAGCAAGCCTTTCGTACTGTCCTGAGTGAAGATCAAAATAACGTGTCGGCGTTGATATGGTTGGGTACAACCCTATATCTTAGCGACCCACCGCAGGCAGTGCCATATCTGGAAAAGGTATTAACCCTCTCGCCTAATACTGAGGCTTCCAAATTGGCGCAGACTATGATTGATGATATTAAACAGGGGAAGGTGCGTGTCAAGCCTACTCCAACTGCGACCAAATAG
- a CDS encoding DUF4231 domain-containing protein, which yields MAEKNARNSRSSAEKLLELIEQLELTPLQKNILRDRWLDQVNYMSREARSTKKRYTNFRIFIIIGSAIVATLVSLNTQASVFPEWAKYALTIVTVVISLMVTIASGIDQFFKFGDTWRHNRRFSELLKIEGWEFVNLIGPYSKFTTHNLAFAKFSENVETILRADVDEFMKQSSTDKSEPASAATDDQTDQPTPIIAQPPLPKPVPIPLPGAQNVVAPKVIPPVVTPAAASPTPPKPIPAPQPTTTTPQTPRVIPPVNNPDGK from the coding sequence ATGGCAGAAAAAAACGCAAGAAATTCACGGTCAAGCGCTGAGAAACTCCTGGAACTTATTGAACAATTAGAACTGACTCCCTTGCAAAAAAACATTTTGCGAGATCGGTGGCTTGACCAAGTTAATTACATGAGCCGGGAAGCGCGAAGTACTAAGAAGCGTTATACCAATTTCAGAATTTTCATCATAATCGGGAGCGCGATTGTTGCCACACTGGTCAGCTTGAATACACAGGCAAGCGTATTTCCAGAGTGGGCTAAATATGCGCTCACCATTGTCACCGTTGTAATCAGCTTAATGGTGACAATTGCCAGCGGCATCGACCAGTTCTTCAAATTTGGTGATACGTGGCGGCATAATCGTCGTTTTTCCGAATTGCTCAAAATCGAGGGTTGGGAATTCGTTAACCTTATCGGGCCCTATTCAAAATTTACTACGCACAACCTTGCTTTTGCAAAATTCTCTGAGAATGTGGAAACAATCTTGCGCGCAGATGTGGATGAATTTATGAAGCAAAGTTCAACCGATAAGAGCGAACCGGCTTCAGCAGCTACAGATGATCAGACAGATCAGCCCACACCGATAATTGCGCAACCACCGCTACCAAAACCTGTGCCGATTCCTCTTCCGGGAGCACAAAATGTAGTAGCGCCTAAAGTTATCCCGCCTGTAGTTACCCCTGCGGCGGCAAGCCCAACACCTCCAAAGCCCATTCCTGCGCCCCAACCTACCACTACCACGCCGCAAACGCCGCGTGTTATACCACCGGTAAATAACCCCGATGGGAAATAA
- a CDS encoding ATP-binding cassette domain-containing protein, translated as MTDTSKTPVLQAKGLVKRYGHVTALDGCDFELYPGEILAVIGDNGAGKSTLIKALSGALIPDEGEMYLDGKRVTFHSPLDARRAGIETVYQDLAVAPALDIADNLFLGRELRRPGILGSVFRMIDKKRMVDEATNHMKDLKIGIRSMRQAVETLSGGQRQGVAVARSAAFARHVVIMDEPTAALGVKESGMVLDLIRRVKEKGLPVILISHNMPHVFEVSDRVHIQRLGKRATVIEPHKFSMSDAVAIMTGAMVA; from the coding sequence ATGACCGACACTTCTAAAACCCCGGTGCTTCAGGCTAAGGGTCTGGTTAAACGCTATGGGCATGTTACTGCTTTGGATGGCTGTGATTTTGAACTGTATCCGGGTGAGATACTGGCAGTTATCGGTGATAACGGAGCGGGTAAATCTACTCTAATCAAGGCGCTTTCGGGTGCGCTCATTCCAGATGAGGGTGAAATGTACCTGGACGGTAAGCGGGTAACATTTCACAGCCCGTTAGATGCGCGGCGTGCCGGAATAGAAACGGTGTATCAAGATTTGGCGGTTGCGCCTGCGCTGGATATTGCCGATAACCTGTTTCTAGGTCGCGAACTCCGCCGCCCCGGTATTCTGGGTTCGGTTTTTCGGATGATTGATAAGAAGCGGATGGTGGATGAAGCTACCAACCATATGAAAGACCTCAAAATTGGAATACGCTCGATGCGACAGGCGGTAGAGACTCTCTCTGGCGGTCAGCGACAGGGTGTTGCGGTGGCACGTAGCGCGGCTTTTGCGCGCCACGTAGTTATCATGGATGAGCCTACCGCTGCGCTAGGGGTGAAGGAATCGGGCATGGTGCTGGACTTAATTCGGCGCGTCAAGGAAAAAGGCTTGCCGGTTATTTTAATCAGCCATAACATGCCGCACGTTTTTGAAGTTTCCGACCGGGTGCATATCCAACGCCTCGGCAAACGCGCCACGGTAATTGAACCGCACAAGTTTAGTATGTCCGATGCGGTGGCAATTATGACGGGCGCTATGGTAGCCTAA
- a CDS encoding lipoate--protein ligase family protein: MGNKNNWRLIRSGHNSGAWNMALDEALLENYLAQHQNNEKPLPIIRFYSWQPACLSLGYAQRAEREVDFDGCKALALDWVRRPTGGRAILHESSELTYSVIAAGDEPGIAGGILESYRRISNALLIGLKNLGIEASLAGKENAKVVANTAACFDAPSAYEVTYQGRKVIGSAQARRGDSMLQQGTILVSVDMERLFTALKPPPRLNRTEAIEQVGARLISISQILGSEIAFEEIEKAFISGFAKGLEVNLLEDTVTSSESELATRLVTEKYNNLTWNMTRQRPSPIFH, from the coding sequence ATGGGTAACAAAAATAATTGGAGACTTATCAGAAGTGGGCATAACTCCGGCGCTTGGAATATGGCGTTGGATGAGGCTTTACTCGAAAACTACCTTGCACAACATCAGAATAATGAGAAACCGCTGCCGATTATCAGGTTTTATAGCTGGCAACCGGCTTGTCTCTCGCTAGGCTATGCGCAACGTGCCGAGCGTGAGGTGGATTTTGACGGTTGCAAAGCCCTCGCGCTTGATTGGGTCAGAAGACCAACAGGGGGACGCGCAATTCTACATGAAAGTAGTGAGCTAACCTATAGCGTAATCGCCGCCGGAGATGAACCGGGAATTGCAGGCGGAATCCTTGAATCATATCGCCGCATTAGCAATGCCCTATTGATAGGGTTAAAAAATTTGGGGATTGAAGCCAGCCTTGCCGGAAAAGAAAATGCTAAAGTAGTTGCCAATACCGCCGCTTGTTTTGACGCACCAAGCGCCTATGAGGTGACCTATCAGGGGCGAAAAGTAATCGGGAGCGCACAAGCTCGGCGCGGCGATAGCATGTTACAGCAAGGCACAATATTGGTTTCAGTTGATATGGAAAGGCTCTTTACCGCCTTGAAGCCGCCGCCTCGCTTGAATAGAACCGAGGCGATTGAGCAGGTTGGCGCACGATTGATCAGTATCAGTCAGATATTGGGAAGTGAAATTGCCTTTGAGGAAATTGAGAAGGCATTTATAAGCGGATTTGCGAAGGGGTTGGAAGTAAATCTGCTAGAAGATACAGTTACGTCATCTGAAAGTGAGCTTGCTACAAGGTTGGTAACTGAGAAATACAACAACCTGACTTGGAATATGACCCGTCAGCGACCATCTCCCATTTTTCATTAA
- a CDS encoding LacI family DNA-binding transcriptional regulator, with the protein MAVTIREVADRAGVSTMTVSRVLNDSNRVQPETRQKVERAIAELGYVPNGLARGLSSQKTGVVALIVPDVANPFFTKLVRGAENVAWHNGFRAILCNTENDLNREKAYLQDMTAQRVEGLIIAPTSDQTRQHLKALEQHNIPVVMVDRSVEGLEYDLVEGDNQTGARRLVEHLISLGHRNIAFINGPLNISTSRDRLKGYRQALEAAQLSYKSELVIQTKVDQNGGYQAAKKILKLKERPDAIFAVNNLVAVGVVQAAEEIGLAIPKNLALVCFDDIEYASIICPFLTVMAQPAESFGTIALQLLLDRISGRAIEQRHVTLAAELIIRESCGAKLAKNRRKEQP; encoded by the coding sequence ATGGCAGTAACAATTCGCGAAGTAGCGGACCGTGCCGGTGTTTCTACAATGACCGTATCACGAGTCTTGAATGATAGTAACCGGGTGCAGCCTGAAACAAGGCAAAAAGTAGAGCGGGCTATCGCTGAGCTTGGCTATGTACCCAATGGGTTGGCGCGAGGATTATCCAGCCAAAAAACCGGAGTTGTGGCGCTAATCGTGCCGGATGTTGCCAATCCCTTCTTTACAAAGTTGGTGCGCGGCGCTGAAAATGTCGCTTGGCATAACGGCTTTCGGGCTATTTTGTGCAATACAGAAAATGACTTAAACCGGGAAAAAGCCTATCTTCAAGATATGACGGCGCAGCGCGTAGAAGGGTTAATTATCGCCCCCACTTCTGACCAGACCCGCCAACATCTCAAAGCGCTTGAGCAACACAATATTCCGGTAGTAATGGTTGACCGCTCGGTAGAAGGGCTGGAGTACGATTTGGTGGAAGGCGATAACCAAACCGGAGCGCGTCGCCTCGTTGAACATTTAATTAGTCTGGGACATCGCAATATTGCATTTATCAACGGACCTTTGAATATCTCCACCTCTCGCGATCGCTTGAAAGGCTATCGTCAAGCGTTGGAAGCCGCCCAATTAAGCTATAAATCAGAGTTGGTTATCCAGACTAAAGTAGATCAAAACGGGGGCTATCAAGCTGCCAAAAAAATCCTAAAACTCAAAGAACGACCGGATGCCATTTTTGCCGTTAATAATCTTGTGGCGGTGGGAGTGGTGCAGGCTGCCGAAGAAATAGGGCTGGCTATACCCAAAAACCTTGCGCTGGTTTGTTTTGACGATATTGAATATGCTTCGATAATCTGCCCTTTCCTAACCGTTATGGCGCAACCGGCTGAGTCGTTTGGTACAATTGCACTACAACTTTTGCTGGATCGAATCAGCGGACGCGCCATAGAGCAACGGCATGTTACGTTAGCGGCTGAACTGATAATTCGTGAATCTTGTGGCGCAAAGCTGGCTAAAAATCGCCGAAAAGAGCAACCCTAG
- a CDS encoding MFS transporter, translating into MIVHKDTKEKLLVNRLSIIASIFSVLLLRIASRTSFVVLGFYLGKNFESAALVVIVIEAFYVSELLLAPIVGALSDRHGRKPYMLYAPIVGALAALLMAIASFLFPRPNAEQFNLELITLLLLIMAGRLLEGAATALNTPANLGYLTDATIGADKLRARVMTGFEIATVGGLALAIPFGGQVSHFLGTAGFFVVIGLQALCFLTIFFFMQESLSREEQSSNHGSLFASLDVIREKQVFTFMPAWLSVNMMVGAWISLITIMLAYPTPNANRAFEPASFPQSSPRVIHFIGSVIHNYNFLLAGQDADKRHPDQLLYGGFGQSEATALVGVFGLFFLIGMGLWTFVLPRFRRTTVMLIGLSGLLVAIIAFCIINSAADNPATLSSNGKTLVFSMIPIALLGIMVLSGFTPSSLTHLGAISETMPGKRGAVMGLYSVLLGIGQLLGTLLGSIFVDAGGFYGLMLYSAILGFISLWSVLYMRSHKHDLIKTGMH; encoded by the coding sequence ATGATTGTTCATAAAGATACTAAAGAGAAGCTGCTGGTAAATCGGCTTTCAATTATTGCCAGTATTTTTTCAGTATTGCTTTTACGCATTGCCAGCCGTACAAGTTTCGTAGTGCTTGGCTTTTACCTCGGTAAGAACTTTGAATCTGCTGCTTTGGTAGTAATCGTAATCGAAGCTTTCTACGTAAGTGAACTATTGCTTGCCCCTATCGTGGGTGCACTTTCTGATCGCCATGGGCGCAAACCCTACATGCTATATGCCCCGATAGTTGGGGCGTTGGCGGCGCTATTGATGGCAATTGCCTCATTCTTATTCCCTCGTCCTAACGCCGAGCAATTCAATTTGGAGTTGATAACCTTGCTATTGCTGATAATGGCAGGACGCTTGCTAGAAGGCGCGGCAACCGCCCTTAATACCCCCGCTAACCTCGGATACCTAACGGATGCCACTATTGGCGCGGACAAATTGCGCGCCCGTGTTATGACTGGGTTTGAAATCGCTACGGTGGGTGGTCTTGCGCTGGCAATTCCTTTCGGTGGGCAGGTTAGCCACTTTTTAGGGACAGCCGGATTTTTTGTAGTGATTGGGCTACAGGCGCTTTGTTTCCTGACTATATTCTTCTTTATGCAAGAAAGCCTATCACGGGAAGAACAAAGTAGTAATCATGGCTCTCTATTTGCAAGCCTCGATGTTATCCGCGAAAAGCAAGTTTTTACTTTTATGCCGGCGTGGCTTTCGGTAAATATGATGGTAGGCGCGTGGATTAGCCTGATAACTATTATGCTGGCATACCCAACCCCGAATGCTAATCGCGCTTTTGAACCCGCTTCTTTCCCGCAAAGTTCGCCTAGAGTAATACATTTTATTGGCAGCGTTATACATAATTATAATTTCCTGCTTGCCGGACAGGATGCGGATAAACGCCATCCCGATCAACTCCTGTACGGAGGGTTTGGACAAAGCGAAGCCACCGCGTTGGTTGGCGTTTTTGGTTTGTTTTTCCTGATTGGCATGGGTTTATGGACTTTCGTATTACCACGCTTTAGGCGCACCACCGTAATGTTAATCGGCTTGAGCGGGCTGTTAGTCGCAATTATAGCTTTCTGCATTATAAATAGCGCGGCTGATAATCCTGCAACTCTCTCAAGCAATGGCAAGACGCTGGTATTTAGCATGATTCCGATAGCCTTGCTAGGAATAATGGTGTTGAGCGGCTTCACGCCCTCCTCTTTGACTCACTTGGGCGCAATATCCGAAACAATGCCCGGTAAACGTGGCGCAGTAATGGGCTTATATTCGGTTTTACTGGGTATCGGGCAGTTGTTAGGAACTTTGCTAGGCAGTATTTTTGTTGATGCTGGCGGTTTCTATGGATTGATGCTCTACTCCGCAATTCTTGGCTTTATCTCGCTGTGGAGTGTCCTCTACATGCGCTCGCATAAACACGATCTGATTAAAACCGGGATGCATTAA
- a CDS encoding ABC transporter permease, with protein sequence MREMFAGSLNVSTLGPLLALIIASIFFATQSPRFLTGTNLSLVVQQVMVVGTLAIGQTIVILTAGIDLSNGAVMAFGTIVMTRFAVDFGFPPIVAIVAGLAVCALFGVLNGTLVTSLQLPPFIVTLGTLNIAFAMTHIFSGEKTVSNLPDILIFFGNTFKIGETAITYGTVLMVLLFLVTWFILRQTAVGRHVYALGNNAEAARLTGINTRRLLVIVYSVAGLVYGIAGMLLVARTEVGDPQAGQTDNLDSITAVVLGGTSLFGGRGSVIGTLVGALIVGIFRNGLQLMGVLAIYQVLITGVLVILAVAVDQLARRRQK encoded by the coding sequence ATGCGTGAGATGTTCGCCGGTTCGTTAAATGTTTCCACCCTCGGTCCGCTGCTTGCCCTTATTATCGCCAGTATCTTTTTTGCCACACAATCACCCCGGTTTTTAACCGGAACAAACCTCTCTTTGGTGGTACAGCAAGTGATGGTTGTTGGTACGCTGGCAATCGGACAGACCATTGTAATTCTAACTGCCGGAATTGACCTGTCCAACGGGGCGGTAATGGCTTTTGGCACGATAGTTATGACCCGTTTTGCGGTAGATTTTGGTTTTCCGCCAATCGTGGCAATCGTGGCGGGTCTGGCGGTTTGCGCTCTGTTCGGTGTCTTGAACGGTACATTGGTAACTAGTCTCCAGTTGCCTCCGTTTATTGTAACGCTCGGTACACTGAACATAGCATTTGCCATGACCCATATCTTTTCTGGAGAAAAGACCGTTTCCAACCTCCCGGATATCCTAATATTTTTTGGTAATACCTTCAAAATTGGGGAAACCGCTATTACCTATGGTACGGTATTGATGGTTTTGCTGTTTCTAGTGACATGGTTCATTCTGAGGCAAACTGCTGTGGGACGACACGTGTATGCTTTGGGGAACAACGCGGAAGCAGCCCGCTTGACTGGTATCAATACCCGCCGTTTGCTGGTAATTGTTTATAGTGTGGCAGGTTTGGTTTATGGTATAGCAGGAATGTTGCTGGTAGCACGTACCGAAGTGGGTGACCCGCAAGCAGGACAAACCGATAACCTTGATAGCATTACGGCAGTGGTGTTGGGCGGTACAAGCCTATTCGGGGGTCGTGGTAGTGTGATAGGCACGTTGGTTGGTGCGCTAATTGTGGGTATTTTCCGAAACGGTCTCCAATTGATGGGTGTTCTGGCTATCTACCAAGTATTGATTACTGGTGTATTGGTTATTCTGGCGGTCGCAGTTGACCAACTTGCACGCAGGAGGCAAAAATGA
- a CDS encoding Dyp-type peroxidase, whose amino-acid sequence MVAASNLEFEYIQGFVLSPYKHLPVSCYVFLQMAESTSARSWLQEIVPQVLSAARWSSRADGTLIKPETVLNIAFTAPALDLLNIQAEGFLTEFREGIAPPTPGNPAQLPARSRRLGDTGPSDPANWEFGGVKNKPIHFMLLLFAADQPALKELVQRQRANWERFGLTQLAEEYSYRPAHGREPFGFKDGLSQPGLAGLNTKDEEMGAGAETIATGEFIQGYYNEYNYLPPVSSEPKLSRNGTYLVYRKLEQDITTFWNFVYAAAANDSKMADYIAAKFVGRWRSGAPLTLSPEHDNPALAADPKRNNTFKFVANDDKAGYGCPVGSHIRRTNPRDSLMPGTDESTTAVRRHRIIRRGRVYGPEYPEDVVEYLNRIKRQNSADKFVADTEQPRGIAFIAINTDIKRQFEFIQQTWVNDPKFDGLYDNKDPLLGSNEEGVSSTMTIQRKPLRTQIENLPRFVTVRAGGYFYMPGMSGLRFIAGLGS is encoded by the coding sequence ATGGTAGCCGCTTCTAATCTTGAATTTGAGTATATACAGGGCTTCGTGTTGAGTCCTTATAAGCATTTGCCTGTTTCCTGTTACGTTTTTTTGCAAATGGCTGAATCTACCTCGGCGCGTAGTTGGTTGCAGGAAATTGTGCCACAGGTACTATCGGCGGCGCGTTGGTCTAGTAGGGCGGATGGAACTCTAATCAAACCTGAGACGGTTTTGAATATCGCCTTCACTGCTCCCGCGCTTGATTTGCTAAATATTCAAGCGGAAGGGTTTTTGACCGAGTTTCGGGAGGGAATCGCGCCCCCGACTCCCGGTAATCCCGCTCAATTGCCTGCTCGTTCGCGTCGTCTGGGCGACACCGGCCCAAGCGACCCGGCTAACTGGGAATTTGGGGGTGTCAAGAACAAGCCCATCCACTTTATGTTGCTGCTATTCGCCGCCGATCAGCCTGCTTTGAAGGAGTTGGTGCAAAGGCAGCGCGCTAACTGGGAGCGTTTCGGGCTGACTCAGCTTGCGGAGGAATACAGCTATCGTCCGGCACATGGACGTGAGCCGTTCGGTTTTAAGGATGGGCTTTCACAACCGGGCTTGGCAGGGCTAAATACGAAAGATGAAGAAATGGGCGCGGGGGCTGAAACCATAGCCACCGGAGAGTTTATTCAAGGATATTACAATGAATACAATTACCTGCCGCCTGTTTCAAGTGAACCAAAATTATCACGCAACGGCACATATTTGGTTTATCGCAAGCTAGAGCAGGATATAACTACTTTCTGGAATTTTGTTTATGCTGCCGCCGCTAATGATTCTAAAATGGCAGATTATATTGCCGCAAAGTTTGTAGGACGTTGGCGAAGCGGTGCGCCGCTAACCTTAAGCCCTGAGCATGATAATCCTGCGCTTGCCGCCGACCCGAAACGGAATAACACTTTTAAATTTGTTGCCAATGACGATAAGGCGGGCTATGGTTGCCCGGTTGGTTCGCACATTCGGCGCACAAACCCACGCGACTCGTTGATGCCCGGTACAGATGAGTCAACTACGGCGGTGCGGCGACATCGAATCATCAGGCGGGGGAGAGTTTATGGTCCTGAATATCCTGAAGATGTGGTGGAATATCTCAACCGGATAAAGCGCCAAAATTCAGCCGATAAATTTGTAGCCGATACCGAGCAACCGCGTGGCATAGCATTTATCGCGATAAATACCGACATCAAACGTCAGTTTGAATTTATCCAGCAAACGTGGGTGAATGACCCCAAATTCGACGGGCTTTACGATAATAAAGACCCGCTTCTCGGTAGCAACGAAGAAGGGGTAAGTTCGACTATGACCATTCAGCGCAAGCCCTTACGTACACAGATTGAAAATCTGCCACGTTTTGTAACCGTCCGAGCGGGAGGGTATTTTTATATGCCGGGTATGTCCGGTTTACGTTTTATCGCCGGGTTAGGTAGCTAA
- a CDS encoding rhodanese-like domain-containing protein codes for MSNLRGAFQKGYSDITPIQAEQRIKETNPLVVDVREPNEYAAGHIKDSVLIPLGQVGMRIDELGPKEGEIILVCHSGGRSSYAANMLAAQGFTNLSNIIGGTMAWAREGLPLYK; via the coding sequence ATGAGTAACCTTCGTGGAGCTTTCCAAAAAGGATATTCCGATATAACACCCATTCAGGCGGAACAACGCATAAAAGAGACCAACCCTTTGGTAGTGGATGTAAGAGAACCCAATGAATATGCGGCGGGGCATATCAAGGATAGCGTATTAATCCCGCTCGGTCAGGTAGGTATGCGCATTGATGAACTTGGACCAAAAGAAGGGGAAATTATACTCGTTTGTCATAGCGGTGGTCGCAGTAGTTATGCCGCCAACATGTTGGCGGCGCAAGGTTTTACCAATCTATCGAATATTATCGGTGGTACTATGGCATGGGCACGAGAAGGGCTACCACTTTATAAATAG
- a CDS encoding sugar ABC transporter substrate-binding protein, translating into MLLGKVSGSNRRSKIRRSWPVLVLVVLVGQIFLAACGDNTATPVPAATTAGAATAAGATTAAGASGGQVIVGLITKTETNPFFVKMREGAQKEADAKGVKLLTAAGKFDGDNASQVTAIENMITAGAKGILLVPSDTKAIVPTVQKARAAGVLVITLDTPLDPQDAADALFATDNLKAGVLIGQYAKAAFGTKAAKIAMMDLNPGITVGDLRHNGFLQGFGIKEGDASIVCAQYTAGDQAKGQTAMETCLQKDPGINLVYTINEPAALGAYTALKAAGKDKDVTIVSVDGGCTGVQGVVDGKIAATSQQYPLKMAVQGVDAVVDYAKNGKKVSGYTDTGVTLIAGKAVTGIDSKDVQFGKDNCWG; encoded by the coding sequence ATGTTGTTAGGAAAGGTATCCGGTTCCAACCGACGCTCTAAGATTCGGCGGAGTTGGCCCGTTTTAGTTTTGGTTGTTTTGGTAGGACAAATCTTTCTGGCTGCTTGTGGCGATAATACTGCTACCCCTGTTCCGGCTGCCACTACCGCAGGGGCGGCTACTGCCGCAGGCGCTACAACCGCTGCCGGCGCTTCGGGTGGTCAGGTAATAGTTGGACTTATTACAAAGACTGAAACTAACCCCTTCTTTGTGAAAATGCGAGAAGGCGCGCAGAAGGAAGCCGATGCCAAAGGTGTCAAGCTCTTAACTGCGGCTGGCAAGTTTGACGGCGACAATGCCAGTCAGGTTACTGCTATAGAGAATATGATTACTGCGGGCGCTAAAGGTATTTTGTTAGTGCCGAGCGATACCAAAGCGATTGTTCCCACCGTTCAGAAAGCTCGCGCGGCGGGCGTGCTGGTTATTACGCTGGATACCCCGCTTGACCCGCAGGATGCCGCCGATGCTTTGTTCGCTACTGACAACTTGAAAGCCGGGGTGTTGATCGGGCAGTATGCCAAAGCAGCTTTTGGTACTAAGGCTGCCAAGATTGCAATGATGGACCTTAACCCCGGTATTACCGTAGGTGATTTGCGCCATAACGGCTTCCTTCAGGGCTTTGGAATCAAGGAAGGCGATGCTTCCATAGTGTGCGCTCAATACACCGCCGGTGATCAGGCAAAGGGTCAGACCGCGATGGAAACCTGTCTCCAGAAAGACCCCGGCATCAACCTTGTTTACACCATTAACGAACCTGCCGCTTTGGGCGCATATACCGCTTTGAAAGCTGCGGGCAAGGATAAAGATGTAACAATTGTATCGGTTGACGGTGGTTGCACCGGCGTACAGGGTGTGGTTGATGGGAAGATTGCCGCTACCTCGCAGCAATACCCGCTCAAGATGGCGGTTCAGGGTGTAGATGCAGTGGTGGACTATGCCAAGAACGGCAAGAAGGTGTCCGGTTACACTGACACCGGCGTAACTCTAATCGCCGGGAAGGCTGTAACAGGCATTGACTCCAAGGATGTTCAGTTCGGCAAAGATAATTGCTGGGGTTAA